One Engraulis encrasicolus isolate BLACKSEA-1 chromosome 5, IST_EnEncr_1.0, whole genome shotgun sequence DNA segment encodes these proteins:
- the LOC134448634 gene encoding calcium homeostasis modulator protein 5-like, whose amino-acid sequence MWKVPNDPAVTMDSFKTVLRFLTDQKATIGYGFMAILTIGGERIFSMVSFNCPCNHSQNFAYGITFLLGPAVVLFTVGLFVSSRLWRLYTGCCLNPTKLCPRGNCLHCCAMLLKILGGACVAPIMWLCVALLNGTFYECAVSGLDDNLVVPLLCKNKTRLCREELARVPCGRSKLPTNENMELLLMFRAQSQILGWAIIITAAVMGLISTCYRNCRSKVSYLQLTFWKRYMEKEREKFDTFAVDYANQLAARNMKSFFENKAPDSFPFPNHRAWEEISELYTFTRSEQYYSTLQRYVERHDRDYNPEKRPVLDMEHGIEMT is encoded by the exons ATGTGGAAAGTGCCAAACGACCCGGCGGTGACCATGGATTCCTTCAAGACCGTCCTGCGCTTCCTCACGGACCAGAAGGCCACCATCGGCTACGGCTTCATGGCCATCCTGACCATCGGCGGCGagcggatcttctccatggtctcctTCAACTGCCCCTGCAACCACAGCCAGAACTTCGCCTACGGCATCACCTTCCTGCTGGGTCCGGCCGTGGTGCTCTTCACCGTGGGCCTGTTCGTCAGCAGCAGGCTCTGGAGGCTGTACACGGGCTGCTGCCTCAACCCCACGAAGCTGTGCCCGCGGGGCAACTGCTTGCACTGCTGCGCCATGCTGCTGAAGATCCTGGGAGGGGCGTGCGTGGCGCCCATCATGTGGCTGTGCGTGGCGCTGCTCAACGGGACGTTCTACGAGTGCGCGGTGAGCGGGCTGGACGACAACCTGGTGGTGCCTCTGCTGTGCAAGAACAAGACGCGGCTGTGCCGCGAGGAGCTGGCCAGGGTGCCGTGCGGCAGGTCCAAGCTGCCCACCAATGAGAACATGGAGCTGCTCCTCATGTTCCGAGCACAGTCACAG ATCCTGGGCTGGGCCATCATCATCACCGCAGCCGTGATGGGTCTGATCAGCACGTGCTACAGGAACTGCCGCTCTAAGGTGAGCTACTTGCAGCTGACCTTCTGGAAGCGCTACATGGAGAAGGAGCGCGAGAAGTTCGACACCTTCGCTGTGGACTACGCCAACCAGCTGGCTGCCCGCAACATGAAGAGCTTCTTCGAGAACAAAGCACCCGactccttccccttccccaatCACCGGGCCTGGGAGGAGATATCGGAACTCTACACGTTTACGCGCAGCGAACAGTACTACAGTACCTTACAGCGCTATGTGGAACGCCACGATCGAGACTACAACCCGGAAAAGAGGCCCGTGCTGGATATGGAACATGGCATTGAGATGacatag
- the LOC134449591 gene encoding calcium homeostasis modulator protein 6-like: MVTGFNVTARHLCQVSEKSHSCRLELHKLPCDKTSIAEREAILKTIRAQSQVLGWLLIASIMFSSLLFTCLARCRSPVSYMQLKFWRDYAKEENCLFDQYSSLYAKKLAERNMKSFFEMTTPEPQSIPPRQAWEKISKFYRFETMDKYYSTVHKYVETCENPKEPVRTYSTRSGDADLSNPAALAFVDEGML; this comes from the exons ATGGTTACTGGATTCAACGTGACTGCGAGACACCTGTGTCAGGTGTCAGAAAAGTCGCACAGCTGCCGGCTCGAGCTTCACAAGTTGCCATGCGATAAAACGTCGATTGCAGAAAGGGAGGCTATTCTTAAAACTATACGCGCACAGTCTCAG GTCCTGGGTTGGCTCCTGATCGCCTCCATCATGTTTTCCTCTCTGCTGTTCACCTGTCTGGCCAGGTGCAGGTCTCCCGTCAGCTACATGCAGCTCAAGTTCTGGAGGGATTACGCCAAGGAGGAAAACTGCTTGTTCGACCAATACTCATCGTTGTACGCCAAGAAGCTCGCAGAGAGGAACATGAAGAGCTTCTTCGAGATGACCACGCCAGAGCCTCAGTCCATCCCACCGAGGCAGGCCTGGGAAAAGATCTCCAAGTTCTACAGGTTTGAGACCATGGATAAGTACTATAGCACAGTGCACAAGTACGTGGAGACCTGCGAGAACCCCAAGGAGCCAGTAAGGACATACTCAACCAGGTCAGGTGACGCAGACCTCTCCAATCCTGCAGCCTTAGCCTTTGTGGATGAAGGCATGCTGTGA
- the calhm6 gene encoding calcium homeostasis modulator protein 6, whose translation MDKFKVVMNLVQKRQTSLGFGLIPLLTGGAEQIFSTFAFKCPCSDWSFAYGAVSLLVPAAALLILGYMLSNKTWKLFTGLCLRRSKLFRLNYICGCLNVFLQITSVAMIAPVSWVAISLLNGVYFECMVTGFNVTARHLCQVSERSHSCQVELHKLPCDKTSIPPAERDAILKTIRAQSQVLGWLLIASIMFSSLLLTCVARCQSPVSYMRLKFWKDYAKEENYFFNSYAAVHAKKLAERNIKSFFEMTTPEPQSTPPRQAWEKISKFYRFDTMDKYYSTVHKYVETCKNPKDPARAVSVKSSVTDLSNPAALAFVDEGTMML comes from the exons ATGGATAAGTTCAAGGTTGTCATGAACCTTGTCCAAAAACGGCAAACCAGCCTTGGATTTGGTCTGATTCCGTTATTGACTGGAGGCGCAGAGCAAATTTTTTCGACGTTTGCCTTCAAGTGCCCTTGCAGCGACTGGAGTTTTGCGTATGGAGCAGTGTCTCTTCTTGTACCTGCCGCAGCTTTGCTCATACTCGGCTACATGCTGAGTAACAAGACCTGGAAACTATTCACTGGCCTCTGTCTGAGGAGGTCGAAACTTTTCCGCCTCAATTACATATGTGGATGCCTCAACGTTTTTCTTCAGATCACATCAGTCGCTATGATTGCACCTGTCTCTTGGGTAGCCATATCTCTCCTCAACGGAGTTTATTTTGAATGTATGGTTACTGGATTCAACGTGACTGCGAGACACCTGTGTCAGGTGTCAGAGAGGTCGCACAGCTGCCAGGTCGAGCTTCACAAGTTGCCCTGCGATAAAACGTCGATTCCGCCGGCTGAAAGAGACGCTATCCTGAAAACCATACGCGCACAGTCTCAG gtACTAGGTTGGCTCCTGATCGCCTCCATCATGTTTTCCTCTCTGCTGCTCACCTGCGTGGCTAGGTGCCAGTCCCCCGTCAGCTACATGAGGCTCAAGTTCTGGAAGGATTACGCCAAGGAGGAAAATTACTTTTTCAACAGCTACGCAGCTGTGCATGCCAAGAAGCTCGCCGAGAGGAACATCAAGAGTTTCTTTGAGATGACCACGCCAGAGCCTCAGTCCACCCCACCGAGGCAGGCCTGGGAAAAGATCTCCAAGTTCTACAGGTTTGACACCATGGATAAGTACTATAGCACAGTGCACAAGTACGTGGAGACCTGCAAGAACCCCAAGGACCCAGCAAGGGCCGTCTCCGTCAAGTCAAGTGTCACAGATCTCTCCAACCCGGCAGCCTTGGCCTTTGTGGATGAGGGCACCATGATGCTGTGA